From one Cyanobacterium stanieri PCC 7202 genomic stretch:
- a CDS encoding Protein of unknown function DUF2358 (PFAM: Uncharacterized conserved protein (DUF2358)~InterPro IPR018790~KEGG: mar:MAE_47980 hypothetical protein~PFAM: Protein of unknown function DUF2358~SPTR: Similar to tr|Q4C2B1|Q4C2B1_CROWT Hypothetical protein), whose translation MDLIEIIKADYQRFPENQTYSIYADDVYFKDPIYDFQGLKKYQDMIAFLKKWFQNLKLELHEINQDGEQINTRWTMSWNSPLPWKPFISVSGRSELKLKDNLIVGHYDYWDKSFWYMVKQHFPFQ comes from the coding sequence ATGGATTTAATAGAAATTATCAAAGCAGATTATCAAAGATTTCCTGAAAATCAAACCTATAGTATTTATGCTGACGATGTTTATTTCAAGGATCCTATTTATGATTTTCAGGGTTTAAAAAAGTATCAGGATATGATCGCTTTTCTCAAAAAATGGTTTCAAAATCTTAAATTGGAACTCCACGAAATTAATCAAGATGGAGAACAAATCAATACTCGTTGGACAATGTCATGGAATAGCCCTCTACCTTGGAAGCCTTTTATTTCGGTTTCTGGTCGCAGTGAGTTAAAGTTAAAGGATAATTTAATTGTTGGTCATTATGACTATTGGGATAAATCCTTTTGGTATATGGTGAAACAACATTTTCCTTTTCAATAG
- a CDS encoding hypothetical protein (PFAM: Protein of unknown function (DUF3493)~InterPro IPR017441~KEGG: cyt:cce_1927 hypothetical protein~SPTR: Putative uncharacterized protein), with amino-acid sequence MNNKSPQENFSKNNGSNLKQTDPEKYAYLKAEAQAPYRGLRKFIYIGFGASGAIGAFIFFAQILAGKNVQDNISNLLVQLGVIGLMIFLFRLEKK; translated from the coding sequence ATGAATAATAAATCTCCTCAAGAGAATTTTTCAAAAAATAATGGTTCAAATTTAAAACAAACTGATCCCGAAAAATATGCTTATTTAAAGGCAGAAGCCCAAGCCCCTTATCGGGGTTTACGTAAGTTTATTTATATTGGTTTTGGAGCTTCTGGAGCCATTGGTGCTTTTATTTTTTTCGCCCAAATTTTGGCTGGTAAAAATGTTCAAGATAATATCTCTAATTTATTGGTGCAGTTGGGGGTAATTGGTTTGATGATATTTTTATTTAGGTTAGAAAAAAAGTAA
- a CDS encoding inositol monophosphatase (PFAM: Inositol monophosphatase family~COGs: COG0483 fructose-1 6-bisphosphatase of inositol monophosphatase family~InterPro IPR000760:IPR020583:IPR020550~KEGG: syp:SYNPCC7002_A0706 inositol monophosphatase family protein~PFAM: inositol monophosphatase~SPTR: Inositol monophosphatase family protein) — protein MIYFWQQVYNFCQHITARIGDKLLEDFAKLEPTRKADGSLVTAADKWADKEIREAIKQCFPTHGMLTEETEHVLPMNDWCWVIDPIDGTTNFTRGLPIWGISIGLLFKGTPVFGFVHFPQIQQTYHGYYYGDTGLTGPKGAFLNGDRIYTSTADASMNHIFTVCARSTEILTRYFPCKIRLTGVASYNMLLVACGAALGAVEATPKIWDIAGAYPILRGAGGQLVHLEPDKVFPLTQGLDYSKRGFPSLSVAHPKLIDEFKPLVEFIGEKAKVLQN, from the coding sequence ATGATTTATTTTTGGCAACAAGTATATAATTTTTGTCAGCACATTACCGCTCGTATCGGAGACAAGTTATTAGAAGATTTTGCCAAATTAGAGCCAACCCGTAAAGCTGATGGTAGTCTTGTTACCGCCGCCGACAAGTGGGCAGACAAGGAGATTCGAGAGGCTATCAAACAATGTTTTCCCACCCACGGTATGCTCACCGAAGAAACCGAGCATGTGTTGCCCATGAATGACTGGTGTTGGGTAATTGATCCTATTGATGGCACGACCAATTTTACCCGAGGACTTCCTATATGGGGGATTTCCATCGGTTTACTATTCAAAGGCACTCCCGTATTCGGTTTTGTACATTTTCCCCAAATTCAACAAACCTACCATGGTTATTATTATGGCGATACAGGTTTGACAGGGCCCAAAGGTGCTTTTCTAAATGGCGATCGCATTTATACCAGTACCGCCGACGCTAGTATGAATCATATCTTTACTGTCTGTGCCAGAAGCACCGAAATATTAACTCGTTATTTCCCTTGTAAAATCAGACTCACAGGAGTAGCTAGTTATAATATGCTCTTGGTGGCCTGTGGTGCCGCCCTTGGAGCCGTAGAAGCCACCCCCAAAATTTGGGACATCGCCGGGGCCTATCCCATTCTCAGAGGTGCAGGGGGGCAGTTAGTACACCTCGAACCCGACAAGGTTTTTCCCCTTACCCAAGGATTAGACTACAGTAAGCGAGGTTTTCCCTCCCTATCCGTCGCCCATCCCAAACTCATTGATGAGTTTAAACCTCTGGTGGAATTTATCGGCGAAAAAGCCAAGGTTTTGCAAAATTAA
- a CDS encoding UDP-N-acetylglucosamine--N-acetylmuramyl-(pentapeptide) pyrophosphoryl-undecaprenol N-acetylglucosamine transferase (PFAM: Glycosyltransferase family 28 N-terminal domain; Glycosyltransferase family 28 C-terminal domain~TIGRFAM: undecaprenyldiphospho-muramoylpentapeptide beta-N-acetylglucosaminyltransferase~COGs: COG0707 UDP-N-acetylglucosamine:LPS N-acetylglucosamine transferase~InterPro IPR004276:IPR007235:IPR006009~KEGG: cyh:Cyan8802_4157 UDP-N-acetylglucosamine--N-acetylmuramyl-(pentapeptide) pyrophosphoryl-undecaprenol N-acetylglucosamine transferase~PFAM: Glycosyltransferase 28 domain; glycosyl transferase family 28~SPTR: N-acetylglucosaminyltransferase, MurG;~TIGRFAM:UDP-N-acetylglucosamine--N-acetylmuramyl- (pentapeptide) pyrophosphoryl-undecaprenol N-acetylglucosamine transferase), with product MSNHKSKLLIAASGTGGHLFPALAVAQQLSHYDIQWLGVPNRLETSLVPDSYPLHTVDIDGFQTKLGVKTIFLLAKMAGAIAFTYRLIKKEKIDLVFTTGGYISAPAIIGAKLAKVPVILHESNYLPGKVTKLLGKRCNLVALGFEGSKKYLPKAKTQWVSTPVRQEFLSPQPLDFKIPDNVPVIVAMGGSQGAVALNKLVRQCAPAWLKNGWYIVHLTGNRDDDFGTLEHPNYIEMTFYDNMAGLLQRADFAISRSGASALTELAITKTPSVLIPYPFAAEDHQFLNAQVFAEADAGLVFRQNDLTPDVLQKTVTKLIKDKIKLRQMSNNCKKLALFDSAEILARIINAMNH from the coding sequence GTGTCTAATCATAAGTCGAAACTGTTAATCGCTGCTAGTGGTACGGGGGGGCATTTATTTCCTGCCCTTGCTGTTGCTCAACAACTATCCCATTACGATATTCAATGGTTAGGAGTTCCCAATCGTCTTGAAACCTCCTTGGTGCCTGATTCTTATCCTCTACATACCGTTGATATTGATGGTTTTCAAACTAAGTTGGGTGTTAAAACTATTTTTCTCCTTGCTAAAATGGCAGGGGCGATCGCCTTTACCTATAGACTGATTAAAAAGGAAAAAATTGACTTAGTATTCACCACAGGGGGTTATATTTCCGCCCCTGCCATCATCGGGGCAAAACTGGCAAAAGTACCCGTCATCCTCCACGAATCGAACTACCTCCCCGGCAAAGTAACCAAACTCTTGGGGAAAAGATGTAACCTCGTTGCCCTAGGCTTTGAGGGCAGCAAAAAATATTTACCCAAAGCCAAAACCCAATGGGTGAGTACCCCTGTACGGCAAGAATTTTTATCCCCCCAACCCCTTGATTTTAAAATCCCTGACAATGTTCCTGTAATCGTTGCCATGGGAGGCTCTCAGGGAGCCGTAGCCCTCAATAAATTAGTTAGGCAATGCGCCCCTGCATGGCTCAAAAACGGTTGGTATATCGTTCATCTCACGGGGAATAGAGATGATGATTTTGGGACTCTCGAACATCCCAACTACATCGAAATGACTTTCTATGACAACATGGCAGGGTTATTACAAAGGGCAGACTTTGCCATCAGTCGCTCTGGGGCTAGCGCCTTGACAGAATTAGCCATAACCAAAACCCCCTCAGTGCTGATACCCTATCCCTTTGCGGCGGAAGATCATCAGTTTTTGAATGCTCAAGTATTCGCCGAAGCCGATGCAGGATTGGTGTTTCGCCAAAATGACCTAACCCCCGATGTTTTACAAAAAACCGTCACCAAGTTAATCAAGGATAAAATTAAGTTGAGGCAGATGAGTAATAATTGTAAAAAATTGGCTTTATTTGACAGTGCCGAAATTCTTGCTCGAATTATCAACGCCATGAATCACTAA
- a CDS encoding glycosyl transferase family 2 (PFAM: Glycosyl transferase family 2~COGs: COG1215 Glycosyltransferase probably involved in cell wall biogenesis~InterPro IPR001173~KEGG: cyt:cce_4747 hypothetical protein~PFAM: glycosyl transferase family 2~SPTR: Putative uncharacterized protein) — protein sequence MDIVTVTFFVLLLFQGVCTFILLARLFRGAKRFPPLTPQFANPQQLAKVSVVVPTLNEVNRIDGMLLGITRQTYEVREILIVDSYSEDGTREKVKDVAQKDPRVKLLSDPPLPSNWVGRPWALHNGFLASSQDSEWILGIDADTKPQPGLIPSLLNFAETHDYDVLSLSPQFILKSGGEWWLQPALLMTLLYRFESSGVNAMTPETVMANGQCFLIKRKVLEELDGYAMASNSFCDDVTLARGAAMKGYKVGFADGAKLIKVRMYEGLQETWHEWGRSLDLKDAASRAQLWVECGFLALVQGLPLPMTIFGLLNYHDYDFLSFKLLFILNLFLLLVRFALLGAIAPSYEKGKSASSLLFWLSPTADTVAVARIIISALSKPKTWRGRNYG from the coding sequence ATGGATATAGTTACCGTTACTTTTTTTGTTTTATTATTATTCCAAGGAGTTTGTACCTTTATTCTTTTAGCTAGACTATTCCGAGGAGCAAAAAGATTTCCCCCCCTCACACCTCAGTTTGCCAATCCTCAACAATTAGCAAAGGTTTCAGTGGTAGTACCAACTTTAAATGAAGTAAACCGCATTGATGGAATGTTATTAGGCATTACCCGTCAAACCTATGAAGTGAGAGAAATATTAATCGTTGACAGCTATTCTGAGGATGGCACAAGGGAAAAAGTGAAAGATGTTGCACAAAAAGATCCTCGTGTCAAGTTATTAAGTGATCCTCCTTTGCCTTCTAATTGGGTAGGGCGCCCTTGGGCTTTACATAATGGTTTTTTGGCAAGTTCTCAGGATAGTGAGTGGATTTTGGGCATTGATGCGGATACTAAGCCTCAACCGGGTTTGATTCCTAGTTTGCTTAATTTTGCCGAAACCCACGATTATGATGTGTTGTCGTTGTCTCCTCAGTTTATCCTCAAATCAGGGGGTGAGTGGTGGTTACAACCTGCTTTATTAATGACTTTGCTATATCGTTTTGAGTCTTCGGGGGTGAATGCCATGACTCCTGAAACGGTGATGGCTAATGGTCAATGTTTTTTGATCAAACGGAAGGTATTGGAAGAGTTGGATGGTTATGCCATGGCTTCTAATTCTTTTTGTGATGATGTTACCCTTGCCCGTGGTGCGGCGATGAAGGGTTATAAGGTGGGTTTTGCTGATGGGGCGAAGTTGATTAAGGTAAGGATGTATGAGGGATTGCAAGAAACTTGGCACGAGTGGGGGCGCTCTTTGGATTTGAAGGATGCGGCTTCTCGGGCTCAACTATGGGTTGAGTGTGGTTTTTTGGCTTTGGTGCAGGGTTTACCTTTACCTATGACCATTTTTGGTTTACTGAACTATCATGATTATGATTTTCTCAGTTTTAAGTTATTATTTATCCTTAATTTGTTTTTATTGTTAGTTCGTTTTGCTCTTTTAGGTGCGATCGCCCCTAGTTATGAAAAAGGAAAATCGGCGAGTAGTCTATTATTCTGGCTATCACCTACCGCCGACACTGTCGCTGTTGCTCGTATTATTATTTCTGCCCTTAGTAAACCAAAAACATGGCGAGGAAGAAATTACGGATAA
- a CDS encoding translation elongation factor P (EF-P) (PFAM: Elongation factor P, C-terminal; Elongation factor P (EF-P) KOW-like domain; Elongation factor P (EF-P) OB domain~TIGRFAM: translation elongation factor P~COGs: COG0231 Translation elongation factor P (EF-P)/translation initiation factor 5A (eIF-5A)~InterProIPR013185:IPR001059:IPR015365:IPR011768:IPR 020599:IPR013852~KEGG: syp:SYNPCC7002_A0053 translation elongation factor P~PFAM: Elongation factor P ; Elongation factor KOW-like domain-containing protein; Elongation factor P/YeiP protein~SPTR: Elongation factor P;~TIGRFAM: translation elongation factor P), with translation MISSNDFRTGVSIELDGSVWKVVEFLHVKPGKGAAFVRTKLKNAQTGNTMEKTFRAGETVPQANLEKRTMQHTYKDGDQYVFMDMETFEEARLSEEQIGDRAKYLKEEMEVNILYWNDTVLDVELPTSVVLEVTETDPGVKGDTATGGTKPAIVETGAQVMVPLFISIGEKIKIDTRTDTYLGREN, from the coding sequence ATGATTTCTAGTAATGATTTTCGCACGGGTGTCAGCATCGAATTAGATGGCAGTGTTTGGAAAGTTGTTGAATTCCTCCATGTAAAACCGGGTAAAGGGGCGGCTTTTGTGCGTACTAAGTTAAAAAACGCCCAAACAGGTAATACCATGGAAAAAACCTTTAGGGCAGGAGAAACAGTACCTCAAGCCAATCTTGAAAAGCGTACCATGCAACATACCTACAAAGATGGGGATCAATATGTGTTCATGGATATGGAAACCTTTGAAGAAGCAAGATTATCTGAGGAGCAAATTGGCGATCGCGCCAAATACCTCAAGGAAGAAATGGAGGTCAATATTCTTTACTGGAATGATACAGTGTTAGATGTAGAATTACCTACCTCTGTGGTATTGGAAGTGACAGAAACCGATCCCGGTGTCAAAGGGGATACTGCCACAGGAGGCACAAAACCAGCCATCGTCGAGACAGGGGCGCAGGTTATGGTACCCTTATTTATTTCCATCGGTGAAAAAATCAAAATTGATACCCGTACCGATACTTATTTAGGTAGAGAAAACTAA
- a CDS encoding biotin carboxyl carrier protein (PFAM: Biotin-requiring enzyme~TIGRFAM: acetyl-CoA carboxylase, biotin carboxyl carrier protein~COGs: COG0511 Biotin carboxyl carrier protein~InterPro IPR000089:IPR001249~KEGG: cyp:PCC8801_0548 acetyl-CoA carboxylase, biotin carboxyl carrier protein~PFAM: biotin/lipoyl attachment domain-containing protein~SPTR: Acetyl-CoA carboxylase, biotin carboxyl carrier protein;~TIGRFAM: acetyl-CoA carboxylase, biotin carboxyl carrier protein), whose protein sequence is MPIDFKQLQEFIEAIATTDITELTIKEGDFELTVNKSTPEVATPNYTITPAPVPVTPTVAHTQPEAIAPPPTPTSEKPTEGNGNKRDNWKEITSPMVGTFYRASAPGEAPFVEVGEKISVGSVVCIIEAMKLMNEIESEITGQVMEIAVENGEPVEYGQTLLWVAT, encoded by the coding sequence GTGCCAATAGATTTTAAGCAATTACAAGAATTTATAGAGGCGATCGCCACTACAGACATTACCGAGTTAACTATCAAAGAAGGAGACTTCGAGTTAACAGTTAATAAAAGTACCCCTGAAGTGGCAACGCCCAACTACACCATTACCCCCGCCCCCGTGCCTGTCACCCCGACAGTCGCCCATACTCAGCCAGAGGCGATCGCACCACCACCTACCCCCACCAGCGAAAAACCAACCGAAGGTAATGGCAACAAGCGAGATAACTGGAAAGAAATTACCTCCCCCATGGTAGGAACATTTTACCGAGCATCAGCCCCCGGAGAAGCCCCCTTCGTGGAAGTAGGAGAAAAAATTAGTGTGGGCAGTGTGGTATGTATCATCGAAGCCATGAAACTGATGAACGAAATCGAATCCGAAATTACAGGGCAAGTAATGGAGATTGCGGTGGAAAATGGCGAACCAGTAGAATATGGACAAACTCTCCTGTGGGTAGCCACCTAA
- a CDS encoding hypothetical protein (KEGG: cyc:PCC7424_4213 hypothetical protein~SPTR: Putative uncharacterized protein), producing MTREVNCKVECVNGCILGDDCPHREYAKEAKRFMNDTSLDKMLEMAEAARLKKLTEPPKWVIPDDI from the coding sequence ATGACTAGAGAAGTAAATTGTAAGGTTGAATGTGTCAATGGGTGTATTTTAGGGGATGATTGTCCTCATCGGGAGTATGCCAAGGAGGCAAAAAGGTTTATGAATGATACTTCTTTGGATAAGATGCTGGAAATGGCGGAGGCGGCACGGTTGAAAAAATTGACTGAGCCTCCTAAGTGGGTTATTCCTGATGATATTTAA
- a CDS encoding LSU ribosomal protein L9P (PFAM: Ribosomal protein L9, N-terminal domain; Ribosomal protein L9, C-terminal domain~TIGRFAM: ribosomal protein L9~COGs: COG0359 Ribosomal protein L9~InterPro IPR020070:IPR020069:IPR020594~KEGG: cyc:PCC7424_4542 50S ribosomal protein L9~PFAM: Ribosomal protein L9-like~SPTR: 50S ribosomal protein L9;~TIGRFAM: ribosomal protein L9), giving the protein MAKRLQVVLNKDVTKLGKRGDVVDVAPGYARNYLVPQGFGVFATAGVLRQVEQRRAKEAERLAGLLEDAKSRKTALQTINNFVIRKQLGEDQAIFGTVTTQDVVEVIKASAGLDVERQAIELPEIKKIGTYKAQIKLHAEVTAEVSIEVAPL; this is encoded by the coding sequence ATGGCAAAAAGATTACAGGTAGTCTTAAACAAAGACGTAACAAAATTAGGCAAAAGAGGAGATGTAGTAGATGTAGCTCCCGGTTATGCCCGTAACTACTTAGTACCCCAAGGCTTTGGAGTATTTGCCACCGCTGGTGTATTACGCCAAGTAGAACAAAGAAGAGCCAAAGAAGCCGAGCGTTTAGCAGGTCTTCTTGAAGATGCAAAATCCCGTAAAACTGCCTTACAAACCATCAATAACTTTGTTATTCGTAAGCAATTAGGGGAAGATCAAGCCATTTTCGGTACTGTAACCACCCAAGACGTAGTAGAAGTAATCAAAGCCAGTGCAGGTTTAGATGTGGAACGTCAAGCCATTGAATTACCCGAAATCAAAAAAATTGGTACTTACAAAGCTCAAATCAAACTACACGCCGAAGTAACCGCCGAAGTTTCCATCGAAGTAGCACCCCTCTAG
- a CDS encoding GMP synthase (glutamine-hydrolyzing) (PFAM: Glutamine amidotransferase class-I; GMP synthase C terminal domain; Asparagine synthase~TIGRFAM: GMP synthase (glutamine-hydrolyzing), C-terminal domain or B subunit; GMP synthase (glutamine-hydrolyzing), N-terminal domain or A subunit~COGs: COG0519 GMP synthase PP-ATPase domain/subunit~InterProIPR000991:IPR001674:IPR017926:IPR011702:IPR 006220:IPR001317:IPR004739~KEGG: mar:MAE_17160 GMP synthase~PFAM: GMP synthase domain protein; glutamine amidotransferase class-I~SPTR: GMP synthetase;~TIGRFAM: GMP synthase, large subunit; GMP synthase, small subunit), with product MTITETPLPSKQDQTNNNSSSNDTVKRQMILIIDFGSQYSELIARRIRETEVYSEVISYRTSAEKLKELNPKGIILSGGPNSVYDEYAPQCDPEIWSLGIPVLGVCYGMQLMVKQLGGGVERAKRGEYGKASLFIDDPTDLLTNVESGSTMWMSHGDSCTQLPEGFSILAHTENTPCAAIAEHQKKLFGVQFHPEVIHSEYGFALIRNFVYHICGCEPTWTTQTFLEQSIAEIRKTVGDKRVLLALSGGVDSSTLAFLLHEAIGDQLTCMFIDQGFMRKGEPERLVELFNDQFHINVEYVNGRDRFLAQIEGVTDPEEKRRKIGHEFIKVFEEESTRLGPFDYLAQGTLYPDVIESADTNVDPKTGERVAVKIKSHHNVGGLPKNLRFKLVEPLRKLFKDEVRKVGRAIGLPEEIVSRHPFPGPGLAIRILGEVTSDKLNILRDADFVVRDEIKKAGMYHDFWQAFAVLLPVKSVGVMGDKRTYAYPIVLRLITSEDGMTADWARPPYDLLETISNRIVNEVKGVNRVVYDITSKPPGTIEWE from the coding sequence GTGACTATAACAGAAACTCCCCTCCCCTCCAAGCAAGACCAAACTAATAATAACTCTTCTAGTAACGATACAGTAAAACGTCAAATGATTCTGATTATTGATTTCGGTTCACAATATTCTGAATTGATTGCCCGTCGCATCCGAGAAACGGAAGTTTATTCTGAGGTAATCTCCTATCGCACCAGTGCAGAAAAACTAAAAGAACTTAACCCCAAGGGTATCATCTTATCTGGTGGTCCTAACTCTGTGTATGATGAATATGCGCCCCAATGTGATCCTGAAATATGGAGTCTTGGCATTCCTGTTTTGGGGGTATGTTATGGTATGCAACTGATGGTGAAACAGTTGGGGGGTGGCGTTGAAAGGGCAAAACGAGGCGAATATGGTAAGGCTTCTTTGTTTATCGATGATCCCACGGATTTATTAACTAATGTGGAAAGTGGTTCTACCATGTGGATGAGCCACGGTGATTCTTGTACCCAATTACCCGAAGGTTTTTCCATCCTCGCCCATACCGAGAATACCCCCTGTGCGGCCATCGCCGAGCATCAGAAAAAATTATTTGGGGTTCAGTTTCACCCTGAAGTAATCCATTCTGAATATGGTTTTGCCCTCATTCGTAATTTTGTGTATCATATCTGCGGTTGTGAACCTACTTGGACGACTCAAACTTTTCTGGAGCAATCCATTGCGGAGATTAGAAAAACCGTAGGAGATAAGAGGGTTTTACTAGCTCTTTCGGGAGGGGTAGATTCTTCTACCCTTGCTTTTTTACTCCATGAGGCCATCGGGGATCAATTGACCTGTATGTTTATTGATCAGGGTTTCATGCGTAAGGGTGAGCCTGAGAGATTGGTAGAGTTGTTTAATGATCAATTCCATATTAACGTGGAATATGTGAATGGGCGCGATCGCTTCTTAGCCCAAATCGAAGGAGTTACAGATCCTGAAGAAAAACGTCGTAAAATCGGTCATGAATTTATTAAGGTATTTGAGGAAGAATCCACCCGTTTAGGACCTTTCGATTACCTCGCCCAAGGTACTCTCTATCCCGATGTGATCGAATCTGCTGATACCAATGTAGATCCCAAAACTGGGGAAAGGGTAGCAGTCAAAATTAAGAGCCATCACAATGTGGGTGGTTTACCCAAAAATCTTCGTTTTAAATTAGTTGAACCCCTCCGCAAACTCTTTAAAGATGAGGTGCGTAAGGTGGGAAGGGCGATCGGTTTACCAGAGGAAATCGTTTCCCGTCATCCTTTCCCCGGGCCAGGTTTAGCTATCCGTATCTTAGGGGAAGTCACCTCCGACAAACTTAATATCCTTCGGGATGCTGATTTTGTGGTGAGGGATGAAATCAAGAAAGCAGGAATGTATCACGATTTTTGGCAAGCATTTGCGGTACTTTTACCCGTAAAAAGTGTCGGGGTAATGGGTGACAAACGTACTTATGCCTATCCCATTGTATTGCGGTTAATTACCAGTGAGGATGGTATGACAGCGGATTGGGCAAGACCTCCTTATGATTTGCTCGAAACCATCTCCAACCGCATTGTTAATGAGGTGAAAGGGGTAAACCGAGTGGTGTATGATATTACTTCTAAACCCCCCGGAACCATCGAATGGGAATAG